Part of the Halodesulfovibrio aestuarii DSM 17919 = ATCC 29578 genome, TATTAGCAGTCGTTTCCAACTGTTGTCCCGTACCAATAGGTAGATTATCCACGCGTTACTCACCCGTGCGCCACTCTACTCATCTCCGAAGAGACTTTCGCGTTCGACTTGCATGTGTTAGGCACGCCGCCAGCGTTCAATCTGAGCCAGAATCAAACTCTCCAGTTTAATAATTCTGTATTGAATTGCCCGTTACCTTAGTAACGAACAACGCTAGCTGATCTCTAAATCAATCCGATTCGCTATTTAATTGTCAAAGAGCTTTCTAAAAGCTCCGCGCGGCTTTTCGGCCTTGCGTCGAGTTGGCGTTTATGCCACCTCGTTTTGGCTCCGTCAACAAGTTTTTAATTTTTAGTATCTTAAAAACTTGCAGACTACTGCTTGCTTTTCTGAAGCGCAGAAGTATTTTTTACGAAAATGACACCGTTGTGTCAACTAGTTTTCAAAAAAATACTTACAGCATTTTCGATTCGCAAACTGAGTCACTGCCTCATCAGCAGCGGAGAGGAAATCTACGCGCTTTTCTTCACAAGTCAACACGTTTTTTGTTTTTCTCTTATTTTTTTGTTAACTTTCTGTTTTTACACTGTCTTTTTTTTACTCTGTCACTCTGACCGCGTTGTATCTTATAATCTGGCGTACTATTCAAAGATGCGCTACACACTCCCATATACAAAAGGAGAGCAACATGGGCTTTTTAAACGCCAGTACTTCATTCACCCGATATAAGATTACAGAGCCTGTTCCTAAAGAGCTCTGGCCGGAAATTCCTGAGAAACTTCGCCAGTTTTCTTTCAAAGAAATTGAAGAGTCCGCAGAAGAACGCGGCTGGGGATGGGTCTGTTTTGACGACATGCTGGATTCTTCATGGCACACCGCACCGCCTGAAAAAGGGGCTTACCTTACCTTTTCTTTGCGCCTTGATACTAGACGTATCCCCGCAGCAGTTATGAAAAAACACGTTGCAATTGCTATTCGTGAAGAAGAGCGCAAGATCAAAGAACAGGGTAAAAAGTACGTTTCCCGCGAACGTAAGAAAGAACTAAAAGAACAGGTACAGCTAAAACTTCGCGCACGCACTCTTCCGGTTCCAGCTGAATTTCATGTAGTATGGAACATGCAAACGAACGACGTATACTTTGCTTCAACTCAAGCAAAAGTGTTAGAATTATTTGTAGATTACTTTGCACAGACTTTTGGTGTCGATCTCGAGCCGATGACTCCATATTCCCTTGCGATATCCCTTATGGGTGAAGACATCGCAGAAAAACTTGATACCCTTGAACCGGCTAACTTCGCATAGGAGACATCATGGCTGATTATCTTGGTCAGACTACAGACATTATATTGGGTCAGGACTTTTTAACCTGGCTGTGGTTCAGAAGC contains:
- the rdgC gene encoding recombination-associated protein RdgC, translating into MGFLNASTSFTRYKITEPVPKELWPEIPEKLRQFSFKEIEESAEERGWGWVCFDDMLDSSWHTAPPEKGAYLTFSLRLDTRRIPAAVMKKHVAIAIREEERKIKEQGKKYVSRERKKELKEQVQLKLRARTLPVPAEFHVVWNMQTNDVYFASTQAKVLELFVDYFAQTFGVDLEPMTPYSLAISLMGEDIAEKLDTLEPANFA